In Oryza sativa Japonica Group chromosome 2, ASM3414082v1, the following are encoded in one genomic region:
- the LOC4330938 gene encoding probable pectinesterase/pectinesterase inhibitor 35, whose product MCLYIAPMHLHTHQAKDMETLGRRRRVAVLAWCNAIAMALALATPVAAVAANHGDTAAAKDNVAVVPRIAASAAAAASSVNVTAICMATPYPSACETALSSAAARGAANDPFAASVQFAMTRAESARALARNLSASSSRPRVAPSGMDDCAELLDISLDQLHDALAARAADAAGVTTWLSAALTNQGTCGDSLAAVPDPAARSAVRARVAALEQFIGTALALHAKLNNGGSGSSSPAPPSRAAFPSWVTKHDRHLLSSPASTIAPDAVVALDGSGTHTSISDAIAAVTAPPPPAHHPTASGGGGGGRSRKVIYVKAGRYEESVSITSKQKDVMLLGDGKGKTVISGHRSVAGGYTTYASATVAAMGSGFIAKGLTIVNSAGPGKGQAVALRVGGDLSVVYNCGIEAYQDTLYVHSNRQFYAADDISGTVDFIFGNAAAVIQGCEIRARRPSPGQEDTVTAQGRSDPNQNTGISIHRCRITGAPDLGGTPVYLGRPWRRYSRTVVMGTFLDRSIAPAGWLEWSGQFGLSTLYYGEYGNTGPGAGTRRRVTWSGVHTSMSTSDATRFTVANFIVGDAWLPATGVTYTSGL is encoded by the exons ATGTGCTTGTACATTGCACCCATGCATCTACACACGCATCAAGCTAAGGACATGGAAAcgcttgggaggaggaggagagtggCCGTCCTTGCATGGTGCAATGCCATTGCAATGGCGCTAGCTCTAGCGACACCGGTGGCGGCTGTCGCTGCCAACCacggcgacacggcggcggcgaaggacaATGTGGCCGTCGTCCCGAGGATTgccgcctcggcggcggcggcggcgtcgagcgtgAACGTCACGGCCATCTGCATGGCGACGCCGTACCCGAGCGCGTGCGAGACGGCgctctcgtcggcggcggcgcggggcgcggccAACGACCCGTTCGCGGCGTCGGTGCAGTTCGCGATGACCCGCGCCGAGTCGGCGCGCGCGCTGGCGCGCAACctgtcggcgtcgtcgtcgaggccACGCGTGGCGCCGAGCGGCATGGACGACTGCGCCGAGCTGCTCGACATCAGCCTCGACCAGCTCCACGACGcgctcgccgcgcgcgccgcggacgCGGCCGGCGTGACGACGTGGCTCAGCGCCGCGCTGACGAACCAGGGCACGTGCGGCGacagcctcgccgccgttccCGACCCCGCGGCGCGCTCCGCCGtacgcgcccgggtcgccgcgCTCGAGCAGTTCATCGGCACGGCGCTGGCTCTCCACGCCAAGCTCAACAATGGCGGCAGCGggagctcctcgccggcgccgccgagccgcgccgcgtTCCCATCCTGGGTCACCAAGCACGACAGGCACCTCCTCTCATCCCCGGCGAGCACCATCGCGCCGGACGCCGTGGTGGCCCTCGACGGCAGCGGGACGCACACGAGCATCAGCGACGCGATCGCCGCCgtgaccgcgccgccgccgccggcgcaccaccccacggcgagcggcggcggcggcggcggacggagcCGAAAGGTGATCTACGTGAAGGCTGGGAGGTACGAGGAGAGCGTGAGCATCACGAGCAAGCAGAAGGACGTGATGCTGCTCGGCGACGGCAAGGGGAAGACGGTCATCTCCGGCCACCGGAGCGTCGCCGGCGGCTACACCACCTACGCCTCCGCCACCGTCG CTGCAATGGGGTCGGGGTTTATAGCCAAGGGCCTGACGATCGTGAACAGTGCCGGGCCGGGGAAGGGCCAGGCGGTGGCGctgcgcgtcggcggcgacctctCTGTCGTGTACAATTGCGGCATTGAGGCGTACCAGGACACGCTCTACGTGCACTCCAACCGGCAGTTCTACGCCGCCGACGACATCTCCGGCACGGTGGACTTCATCTTCGGCAACGCCGCGGCGGTCATCCAGGGCTGCGAGATCCGGGCCCGGCGGCCCAGCCCGGGCCAGGAGGACACCGTCACGGCCCAGGGCCGGTCCGACCCGAACCAGAACACCGGCATCTCTATCCATCGGTGCCGGATCACCGGCGCGCCGGACCTCGGCGGCACGCCGGTGTATCTGGGCCGTCCGTGGCGGAGGTACTCACGGACGGTCGTGATGGGGACGTTCCTGGACCGTTCGATCGCACCGGCCGGGTGGCTCGAGTGGTCGGGCCAGTTCGGGCTCAGCACGCTCTACTATGGCGAGTACGGCAACACCGGGCCTGGCGCGGGGACACGTCGGCGGGTGACGTGGAGCGGCGTGCACACGTCGATGTCCACGTCGGACGCCACGAGGTTCACCGTGGCAAACTTTATCGTTGGGGATGCGTGGCTACCTGCCACTGGAGTTACCTACACTTCAGGTCTGTAG
- the LOC4330939 gene encoding transcription termination factor MTERF4, chloroplastic-like: MLPFVRSLRRLGPAAADGRLLLPLAPLSSKAAAPPPEYEMPSVTWGVIQGRKERLVSRVLALDFLRSAGVSDPAGELEAVELPSSLEVLQERLDFLLRLGLSTDDLSAYPLLLACSLRKNAIPVLSYLEKLGVTRARLAAFVRAYPACLHASVAVDLTPVVKSLRGLDVDRQDLPRVLERYPDILGLKPDGTISTSVAYLVGIVGVAPRDIGPMVTHFPFFLGMRVGTTIKPLCEYITSLGLPMRILARILEKRPYILGYDLEETVKPNVEALLSFGIRKEMLPLVIAQYPPILGLPLKTKLAAQQYFFNLKLQIDPDAFACAIEKLPQLVSLHQNIILKLVEFLRGRGISNEDVARMVVRCPQILLLRMELMKNSLYFFKSEMKRPISELLDYPEYFTYSLESRIKPRYMRVSTKGIRCSLDWFLNCSDQRFEERMRGDFIEGDAPGPSFTMGGKLQMPGSQLVSDDDNAESDDEVLYRRTVML, encoded by the coding sequence atgctccCCTTCGTCCGCTCACTCCGTAGGCTCGGCCCTGCCGCGGCCGATGGGCGCCTCCTTCTCCCCCTCGCTCCGCTCTCCTCGaaggcggccgcgccgccgccggagtacgAGATGCCGTCGGTGACGTGGGGCGTGATCCAGGGGAGGAAGGAGCGGCTCGTCTCCCGCGTGCTCGCGCTCGacttcctccgctccgccggcgtctccgaccccgccggcgagctcgaggccgtcgagctcccctcctccctcgagGTGCTCCAGGAGCGGCTCgacttcctcctccgcctcggcctCTCCACCGACGACCTCTCCGCCTacccgctcctcctcgcctgCTCCCTCCGCAAGAACGCCATCCCCGTCCTCTCCTACCTCGAGAAGCTCGGCGTcacgcgcgcgcgcctcgccgccttCGTCCGCGCCTACCCGGCCTGCCTCcacgcctccgtcgccgtcgacctcaccCCCGTCGTCAAGTCCCTCCGCGGCCTCGACGTCGACCGCCAGGACCTCCCCCGCGTCCTCGAGAGGTACCCTGACATCCTCGGCCTCAAGCCCGATGGCACCATCAGCACCTCCGTCGCGTACCTCGTCGGCATCGTCGGCGTGGCGCCGCGCGACATCGGCCCCATGGTGACGCACTTCCCTTTCTTCCTCGGCATGCGCGTGGGCACCACCATCAAGCCTCTGTGCGAGTACATCACTTCTCTCGGGCTGCCAATGCGGATCCTCGCGAGGATTCTCGAGAAGCGGCCATACATTCTTGGCTATGATCTTGAGGAGACGGTCAAGCCAAATGTGGAGGCATTGCTCAGCTTTGGCATTCGAAAGGAGATGTTGCCGCTGGTGATTGCGCAGTATCCGCCTATTCTTGGATTACCGCTGAAAACGAAGTTAGCAGCCCAGCAGTACTTCTTCAACTTGAAGCTCCAAATTGACCCTGATGCGTTTGCCTGTGCTATTGAGAAATTGCCGCAGCTTGTAAGTTTGCATCAGAATATCATACTGAAGCTGGTGGAGTTTCTCCGTGGGCGAGGGATTAGTAATGAGGATGTTGCGCGGATGGTGGTTCGATGCCCTCAGATTTTGTTGCTTCGGATGGAGCTCATGAAGAACAGTCTTTACTTCTTCAAGAGCGAGATGAAGCGCCCAATAAGTGAATTGTTAGATTACCCTGAGTATTTTACTTACAGTTTGGAGTCAAGGATCAAGCCTAGGTACATGAGAGTTTCAACTAAGGGGATTAGATGCAGCTTGGATTGGTTCCTAAACTGCAGTGATCAGAGATTTGAGGAAAGAATGAGAGGGGATTTTATTGAAGGCGATGCACCAGGACCCTCCTTTACAATGGGAGGGAAGCTTCAGATGCCAGGCAGCCAGTTAGTGTCGGATGATGATAATGCGGAAAGTGACGATGAGGTGCTATATAGACGAACAGTCATGCTCTAG